A section of the Spirosoma pollinicola genome encodes:
- a CDS encoding NAD(P)/FAD-dependent oxidoreductase — MISKQLHIVVIGAGIMGTSLAYHLQRGQAQVTLLDKTHTPVDGATANSFGWITVNPDSPQAYITLRQQAIPDWHRLDEELKGQLKLNWSGALTWRDDPTETERMANRLMEAGYAVRLIDQPYIQRMEPHLKKVPFRAMWAEDEGAIDPHLTLSGLITAARQAGVSCQLGNEVVSLRVSGSRLTGVLTAHGMISADMVVLANGVEATALCQPLAVHLPLTNSPAILVGFHTARPFVNRIVSSPSLELRAASPALTLCVEEYLDDSIENNPQAIARRSLDTIKAQWHHAESVALTSVRVGNRPIPADGLPIIGRISSIDGLYVSVMHAGVTLAAVVGRLIASELLSDHEEALLTFYRPGRFSYLR, encoded by the coding sequence ATGATCAGCAAACAGCTTCATATTGTGGTGATTGGGGCAGGGATTATGGGGACTAGCCTGGCCTACCATTTACAACGGGGCCAGGCACAAGTTACCTTACTGGATAAAACGCACACTCCAGTAGATGGGGCAACGGCCAACTCGTTCGGCTGGATTACGGTTAACCCCGACTCCCCGCAAGCCTACATCACCCTCAGACAACAAGCTATACCGGACTGGCACCGACTGGATGAGGAGTTGAAGGGACAACTCAAGCTGAACTGGTCGGGTGCGTTGACTTGGCGGGATGATCCCACTGAAACCGAGCGTATGGCAAATAGGCTCATGGAGGCTGGTTATGCGGTACGCCTGATCGATCAACCATACATTCAGCGGATGGAGCCCCATCTAAAAAAGGTGCCTTTCCGGGCCATGTGGGCAGAGGATGAAGGGGCAATAGATCCACATCTGACCTTATCCGGATTAATCACAGCCGCTCGCCAGGCGGGTGTTAGCTGTCAATTGGGGAATGAGGTCGTCAGCTTGCGGGTAAGCGGTTCCCGCCTTACAGGGGTGCTTACGGCTCATGGTATGATAAGCGCTGACATGGTTGTCTTAGCCAACGGGGTGGAGGCAACGGCCTTATGCCAGCCACTGGCCGTCCACCTGCCCCTGACCAACTCGCCCGCTATACTGGTGGGGTTCCATACTGCCCGTCCGTTTGTAAACCGGATCGTTTCTTCTCCTTCGTTAGAACTACGGGCGGCTTCTCCTGCGCTGACGCTGTGTGTTGAAGAGTATCTGGATGATTCTATCGAGAACAACCCTCAGGCGATAGCTCGACGAAGCCTGGACACCATAAAAGCCCAGTGGCATCATGCGGAGTCAGTGGCCTTAACGAGTGTTAGGGTAGGGAATCGACCCATTCCTGCGGACGGCCTCCCCATCATTGGTCGCATCAGCAGCATCGACGGACTCTACGTGTCCGTGATGCATGCCGGTGTAACGCTGGCAGCCGTGGTTGGCCGACTGATAGCCAGCGAGTTACTAAGCGATCATGAGGAAGCTCTGCTAACTTTTTATCGTCCTGGCAGATTTTCTTACTTGAGGTGA
- the ltrA gene encoding group II intron reverse transcriptase/maturase produces the protein MPSKDSQVNNRNMGTGGDSPVRKTGYRQRLGRGHSQGGARVVVRERESRSHGEGGQGIDTLSKPEKRAMDLAHQADYAWVLSVQRKLYQWSQTHPTEAYRELWNWLTDLRNLREAWRRVAQNKGKRTPGIDGMTVGSIRQRIGEAPFLATLQQQLRTGSYKPSPCRRKLIPKAGKPGQFRPLGIPTIADRVVQSAIKQVLEPILEARFWHVSYGFRPGRGCHGALEHIRMSMRPRKVNKQDNKRHEMPYQWVIEGDIQACFDHIDHHQLMNRIRQHSDDRRVNQLLVQFLKAGILSEEQFLRTDAGTPQGGIVSPLLANVALGLIEERYERWVNHQTKRRQSRQCDGIKAALMSRSVDRQTGRAVYFPFRYADDFVILVSGTQENAQAEREVLQKLLQEKMGLTLSPEKTKITPLTEGFEFLGHRVSMRWDYRYGWTPRLEIPKQKAADLRYRIKQLTGRATLGWSLDELLQKLNPILRGWGNFYKYCTGAKKILSSLDWYGRDRIWRWLRKKYPKANAQLILKHRQPSQLRPRWKVWRGQAVEHYQMGWQKVMHYRRGWMKPPEFMMVPGEPDA, from the coding sequence ATGCCATCTAAGGATTCACAGGTCAACAATCGGAACATGGGAACTGGGGGTGATTCGCCTGTCAGGAAAACAGGCTATCGACAGCGACTCGGGAGGGGTCATTCTCAGGGCGGAGCCCGCGTAGTAGTCCGAGAACGGGAAAGCCGTTCACATGGCGAAGGCGGGCAGGGAATCGATACGCTTTCAAAGCCGGAGAAGCGAGCCATGGACTTGGCTCACCAGGCAGATTACGCCTGGGTACTCAGCGTGCAACGAAAACTGTATCAATGGAGTCAGACACATCCCACCGAAGCCTATCGGGAGTTATGGAACTGGTTAACAGACCTGCGTAACTTACGAGAAGCCTGGCGTCGCGTAGCTCAGAATAAGGGCAAACGCACACCAGGAATCGATGGGATGACCGTCGGAAGCATTCGCCAGCGCATTGGCGAAGCCCCCTTCTTAGCGACTCTTCAGCAGCAGTTACGGACTGGAAGTTATAAACCCAGTCCCTGCCGCCGGAAGTTGATCCCTAAAGCGGGTAAACCAGGGCAGTTCCGTCCACTGGGCATTCCGACGATTGCGGATCGGGTGGTGCAAAGCGCCATCAAACAAGTACTGGAACCCATTCTGGAAGCGCGTTTCTGGCATGTCTCCTATGGCTTTCGGCCGGGAAGAGGCTGCCATGGCGCCTTGGAGCATATTCGGATGAGTATGCGTCCCCGAAAGGTGAATAAACAGGATAACAAACGTCATGAGATGCCCTATCAATGGGTCATCGAAGGCGACATTCAAGCCTGTTTTGATCATATCGATCATCACCAATTGATGAACCGGATTCGGCAGCATTCGGATGACCGACGGGTAAACCAGTTACTGGTTCAGTTTTTAAAAGCAGGCATTCTGTCAGAGGAACAATTCCTGCGAACCGATGCAGGCACTCCGCAAGGAGGGATCGTTTCTCCGTTATTGGCCAATGTAGCTCTGGGCTTGATTGAAGAACGCTATGAACGATGGGTTAACCATCAGACAAAACGTCGCCAAAGTCGCCAGTGTGACGGCATCAAGGCGGCCTTGATGTCCCGAAGTGTGGATCGTCAGACGGGTCGGGCGGTTTACTTCCCCTTCCGGTACGCAGACGATTTTGTCATTTTGGTGAGTGGTACTCAAGAAAATGCACAAGCTGAGCGAGAGGTCCTCCAAAAGCTACTCCAAGAGAAAATGGGCTTAACGCTCTCTCCGGAAAAGACCAAGATCACCCCCCTAACCGAGGGCTTTGAGTTCTTAGGTCATCGAGTTAGCATGCGGTGGGACTATCGTTATGGCTGGACACCTCGGCTAGAAATACCCAAACAGAAAGCAGCGGACTTGCGCTATCGCATCAAACAGTTGACGGGCCGGGCTACGCTGGGTTGGTCACTGGATGAGTTACTTCAAAAACTGAACCCCATCCTGCGCGGTTGGGGCAACTTCTACAAGTATTGTACCGGTGCCAAGAAAATCCTGTCAAGCCTAGATTGGTATGGACGGGATCGTATTTGGCGATGGTTACGAAAGAAGTATCCCAAAGCCAATGCTCAACTGATTTTAAAACACCGTCAACCCAGTCAACTCCGACCTCGTTGGAAAGTTTGGCGGGGTCAGGCGGTGGAACACTATCAAATGGGTTGGCAGAAGGTAATGCACTATCGACGGGGGTGGATGAAACCGCCTGAGTTCATGATGGTTCCTGGAGAGCCGGATGCATAA
- a CDS encoding IS3 family transposase: MLKVSRTAYYRYLRGDSYQLTSEKAEYQQLVEQTFAKHKRRYGSRRITAELQEKGHSVGRCQVRTLMKLVGLQAIQPKSFVPRTTDSTHGRGYWPNLLLNQPLPKAPNLVWVSDISAP; this comes from the coding sequence GTGCTGAAAGTAAGTCGGACGGCTTACTATAGGTATCTACGGGGCGACAGTTATCAACTAACTTCTGAAAAAGCTGAGTACCAGCAGTTGGTCGAGCAGACTTTTGCTAAACATAAACGACGGTATGGCAGTCGACGCATTACGGCAGAGTTACAGGAAAAAGGCCATTCAGTAGGACGTTGTCAAGTTCGAACGCTGATGAAATTGGTTGGCTTACAGGCTATTCAACCTAAATCATTTGTACCACGAACCACGGATAGCACACATGGTAGAGGCTACTGGCCAAACTTATTGTTAAATCAGCCTTTACCGAAAGCTCCCAATTTAGTCTGGGTTAGCGACATTAGTGCGCCATGA
- a CDS encoding low affinity iron permease family protein — protein sequence MKKSFTQYFERFASAVTQATGSSWAFLTALTVIVVWIVSGPLFNFSDTWQLVINTGTTIITFLMVFLIQKSQNKDSLATQIKLNELITTHAEASNRLLNVEDLSEEELRALHKFFGRLADKAKQDNSLTDTHSLDIADELHQEKQQNNRVRRGSR from the coding sequence ATGAAAAAGTCATTCACGCAGTACTTTGAGCGGTTTGCATCCGCCGTCACACAAGCAACCGGTAGTTCATGGGCTTTTCTGACGGCTCTGACCGTTATTGTTGTCTGGATTGTTAGCGGCCCGCTCTTCAACTTTTCTGATACATGGCAACTCGTTATCAATACTGGCACAACTATTATCACCTTTTTAATGGTGTTTTTGATTCAAAAGTCTCAGAATAAGGATTCACTCGCTACCCAGATTAAGTTAAACGAATTAATTACTACCCACGCAGAAGCCAGCAACCGGCTACTCAATGTGGAGGATTTATCGGAAGAAGAATTGCGGGCACTTCATAAATTTTTTGGTCGGCTAGCTGACAAAGCCAAACAGGATAATAGCCTGACTGATACTCACTCGTTAGACATCGCTGATGAGCTACATCAAGAGAAGCAACAGAACAATCGAGTTCGTCGAGGATCAAGGTAA
- a CDS encoding transposase, giving the protein MQPKNKLVKRRKYDATFRADVLKMIANGQSVAYVAQALGISEALIYKWKQRMKREEKHHLSSPASDALLENQVLLQRISQLETESEILKKALAIISRQT; this is encoded by the coding sequence ATGCAGCCTAAAAACAAACTCGTTAAACGTCGTAAATACGACGCTACTTTTAGAGCCGACGTGCTGAAAATGATTGCCAACGGACAAAGCGTGGCTTACGTGGCTCAAGCACTGGGTATTAGTGAAGCACTCATCTACAAATGGAAACAACGGATGAAAAGGGAAGAAAAACACCACCTTTCGAGTCCGGCTTCTGATGCACTACTTGAGAATCAGGTGCTACTACAGCGTATTAGTCAATTAGAAACAGAAAGCGAAATCTTAAAAAAAGCCTTAGCCATTATCAGCCGACAGACCTGA
- a CDS encoding lantibiotic dehydratase has protein sequence MDPVFTHFDFFCLRVAQKPITYLREKIDEFLATSPTPDSYVLLEPILQLSWFKEALYLASPSLYTSWFSALESGKQPGQAVAQALWRYVFRLFSRSTPFGLFAGTAVGTLTTESVISFGPTPWQPYSRPDASVLIGIVHALDVQPQLRPYLTYRLNNSVYKAVDSFRYAEAVYDGDDTRIILSSVESSPQLEGLLTKLSPTRFDTYDQLLKLAQGVELSSDIIDALIEAQVLTSNLQLAVTGRNLHESLLEQLMPIEHLEQVDQWTGKLQAALQRLTPALTLQNLFSAQHMLAKLAIQTNPGAKAPKSLIQTDLYFKPAILSLDKSLVQSIAHQFNEVLPLIQSTINPPFQQFQSQFKERYGHQSVALLEVLDPEIGIGYNSDELAKYPLLTELAHVNKKSTLVSTLPADLDEFRKSLYKRYLFGENHELRLTKTDIDWLRERKAPLPLPPCWFVHGEMFRSKEKTIKAAGADPSSNWSFLVNPSIGNSPSSLLGRFCLGDPELSDQVHRMCVWEQAQFPNDILAEFVHLPTKSTSTGNLIIRPVLRPYEIPYLNPSSVNGPHTLLLADLYVSVGVDDQVILTHKPTGKRVRPRHSTAHNSLRGDEVYQFMAHLQQAESNVHFWSWGHFEQMPFLPRLVYKNLIIAPAQWTLDRIASSKGQSATIDDLRTLYKLPRYVLLIEGDNKLLLDLEFVPAQTILLDALHKRIVLLYEWLGDQLEQWVSEGNNRYESEFIIPFRTANSPVNSSKLPQLTAIRRNYFPGQKWFYVKVYCQELASDEVLLKAILPFWEQVQRQGWSSQLFFIRYTDPGYHLRIRLLCDPAKTDAIFKLLPGCLSPFLDSGLIERYQIDTYQRELERYNPDLITYSEAIFAADSQLMLQFLQQTEQPDELERYTLAMSSIDQLYADFGLSMELRGFLSTKLQQAFWQEHGSVKEVKRKLNDTYRSWEASLIEGMRDLAPLFHTRSGSIHNQVTYVQTYFESRPDPNALWDWLMHHNHMSLTRIFTGQNRQHEMVTYHFLARYYAATLAKQKLVFAK, from the coding sequence ATGGACCCTGTATTTACTCACTTTGACTTTTTTTGCCTGCGGGTAGCTCAGAAGCCAATCACCTACCTACGCGAGAAGATTGATGAATTTCTGGCAACGTCACCAACGCCTGATAGCTACGTCCTGCTTGAGCCTATTTTGCAGCTATCCTGGTTTAAAGAAGCCTTATATTTGGCATCTCCTAGCTTATACACCAGTTGGTTCTCAGCCCTGGAATCAGGTAAGCAACCGGGGCAGGCGGTAGCACAAGCCCTTTGGCGGTACGTATTTAGACTCTTCAGTCGATCAACGCCCTTTGGTTTATTTGCGGGTACTGCAGTGGGCACGCTCACTACTGAATCAGTGATCAGCTTTGGCCCGACCCCCTGGCAACCTTACAGCCGGCCGGATGCATCGGTTTTAATCGGTATTGTTCACGCTTTAGACGTGCAACCTCAACTTCGTCCCTACCTGACCTATCGACTCAACAATAGTGTTTATAAAGCGGTCGATTCTTTCAGGTACGCGGAGGCTGTTTACGATGGAGATGATACCAGGATTATTTTATCTTCCGTCGAAAGCAGTCCTCAATTGGAAGGCCTATTAACCAAGCTCTCACCAACCCGATTTGATACGTACGATCAACTCCTTAAACTGGCTCAAGGTGTTGAACTATCTTCCGATATTATCGATGCATTGATTGAGGCCCAGGTATTGACTAGTAATTTACAATTGGCTGTAACGGGGCGTAATCTGCATGAATCGCTTCTGGAGCAGTTAATGCCAATAGAGCACCTGGAACAGGTTGACCAGTGGACCGGGAAGCTTCAGGCAGCCCTTCAGCGGCTTACTCCGGCGCTGACTCTTCAAAACCTGTTCAGCGCTCAGCATATGTTGGCTAAGCTAGCGATTCAAACGAATCCAGGCGCCAAAGCACCAAAATCATTGATTCAGACTGATCTTTATTTTAAACCAGCGATATTATCCTTGGATAAGTCACTGGTTCAATCGATTGCTCACCAGTTTAACGAGGTTCTTCCCTTAATTCAATCGACTATAAATCCACCTTTTCAACAATTTCAGTCTCAGTTTAAAGAACGGTACGGTCACCAAAGTGTAGCGTTGCTCGAAGTCCTGGATCCCGAGATTGGCATCGGATACAATTCTGACGAATTAGCCAAGTATCCTCTACTAACCGAACTGGCGCATGTTAACAAGAAATCGACTTTGGTAAGCACATTACCTGCTGATCTGGATGAATTCAGAAAAAGTCTGTATAAACGATATTTATTCGGGGAAAACCATGAACTACGCCTTACCAAGACGGATATAGATTGGCTTCGGGAACGTAAAGCTCCGTTGCCGTTACCACCCTGCTGGTTTGTACACGGTGAAATGTTCCGGAGCAAGGAAAAAACCATCAAAGCTGCCGGAGCGGACCCATCGTCCAATTGGTCGTTTCTGGTCAATCCTAGTATAGGCAATAGCCCTTCTTCGCTCCTGGGTCGATTCTGTTTGGGAGATCCCGAACTCTCAGACCAGGTGCACCGTATGTGCGTCTGGGAACAGGCGCAGTTTCCGAACGATATACTGGCTGAATTTGTCCATTTACCGACTAAATCAACCAGTACAGGTAACTTAATTATCCGGCCAGTGCTTCGGCCTTATGAAATACCCTACCTTAACCCTTCCTCGGTGAATGGCCCGCACACCCTGTTGCTAGCGGATTTGTACGTAAGCGTAGGGGTTGATGATCAGGTTATTCTGACGCACAAACCGACCGGAAAGCGCGTACGGCCCCGCCATAGTACCGCCCATAACTCCCTACGCGGTGATGAAGTTTACCAGTTTATGGCTCACCTGCAGCAGGCAGAAAGTAACGTGCATTTCTGGAGTTGGGGGCATTTTGAACAGATGCCCTTTTTACCCAGACTAGTGTATAAAAATCTAATTATTGCTCCCGCTCAGTGGACGCTTGACCGGATTGCCTCCTCGAAGGGTCAATCCGCTACTATTGATGATCTGCGAACGCTTTATAAACTACCTCGTTATGTTCTATTGATTGAGGGTGATAATAAACTGCTACTCGATCTGGAGTTTGTCCCCGCTCAAACTATTTTACTCGACGCATTACACAAACGAATTGTGCTTCTCTACGAATGGCTGGGTGATCAATTGGAACAGTGGGTAAGCGAGGGGAATAACCGGTATGAATCTGAATTTATTATTCCTTTTCGAACGGCAAATAGTCCTGTCAACTCTAGCAAATTACCCCAGCTTACGGCCATTAGACGCAATTACTTTCCTGGGCAAAAATGGTTCTATGTCAAAGTATACTGTCAGGAACTAGCCAGTGATGAAGTGCTCTTGAAAGCGATCTTGCCCTTTTGGGAACAAGTTCAACGGCAGGGTTGGAGTTCACAATTGTTTTTTATCCGCTATACCGATCCTGGGTACCATCTCCGGATTCGGCTTTTATGTGATCCGGCTAAGACAGATGCGATCTTTAAGCTTCTCCCCGGCTGTCTTTCACCCTTTTTGGATTCTGGGCTAATTGAACGGTACCAGATTGATACCTATCAACGAGAACTTGAACGGTATAACCCGGATTTGATAACTTATAGCGAGGCCATTTTTGCGGCAGATAGTCAACTGATGCTCCAGTTTCTGCAGCAAACAGAACAACCCGATGAACTCGAACGCTACACGTTAGCGATGAGTAGTATTGATCAGTTATACGCCGATTTTGGCCTGTCGATGGAACTTCGGGGATTTCTAAGCACTAAACTGCAACAGGCATTTTGGCAGGAACACGGCTCAGTCAAAGAAGTTAAACGTAAACTTAATGATACCTACCGATCCTGGGAAGCTTCGCTAATTGAGGGGATGCGCGATTTGGCACCTCTGTTTCATACACGGAGCGGCAGCATTCACAACCAGGTAACTTACGTTCAGACCTATTTTGAGAGTCGACCGGATCCTAATGCGCTGTGGGACTGGTTAATGCACCATAATCACATGAGTTTAACCCGAATATTTACGGGTCAAAACCGACAGCATGAAATGGTGACCTACCATTTCTTAGCTCGGTATTATGCCGCAACGTTAGCGAAACAAAAATTGGTTTTTGCGAAGTAA
- a CDS encoding DUF892 family protein yields MENESIKELIKQGLTALKAGSKVAAAATDEIQNDVQNTQLKDALTQGNETSKQWVSRIDRALQEAGGGDEQQNPILEAHYEVSKRIRQQAPDGVSRDLGIIASGQLALHYWIASFGTLRTYAAQAGLSQTEQALQTSLEEAKQADEQHTQIAKQIMGAN; encoded by the coding sequence ATGGAAAACGAGTCAATAAAAGAATTAATCAAACAAGGCCTGACCGCCTTGAAAGCCGGTAGTAAAGTGGCCGCTGCAGCCACCGACGAGATTCAAAACGACGTTCAAAACACGCAACTCAAAGACGCTCTTACTCAAGGGAATGAAACGTCTAAGCAATGGGTAAGCCGAATCGACCGGGCTCTGCAAGAAGCGGGTGGCGGAGACGAACAACAGAATCCGATTTTAGAAGCGCACTACGAAGTCAGCAAACGCATTCGCCAGCAGGCTCCTGATGGGGTGTCGCGTGATTTAGGCATCATTGCCTCGGGTCAATTAGCGCTCCACTACTGGATTGCGTCCTTTGGCACGCTGCGTACGTACGCAGCTCAAGCGGGCCTGAGTCAAACCGAGCAGGCGTTGCAGACTTCTTTGGAGGAGGCTAAACAAGCGGATGAGCAGCATACTCAAATTGCCAAGCAGATCATGGGCGCGAATTAA
- a CDS encoding transposase produces the protein MTGPPVRFKAIDDPKKLACHAGVAPFEHSSGSSVRGKTRVNHHARKSLKTLLHMAAMSALQVPGELQEYYQRKVKEGKNKMLVINALRNKLIHRVYAVVKRGKKYNKNYTPALV, from the coding sequence ATGACCGGGCCGCCGGTGCGGTTCAAAGCTATTGATGACCCCAAAAAGCTGGCTTGCCATGCGGGCGTAGCTCCCTTCGAGCACTCCTCGGGCAGTAGTGTACGGGGGAAGACCCGCGTGAATCATCACGCTCGAAAATCACTAAAAACCTTACTTCATATGGCGGCTATGTCGGCTCTTCAAGTGCCCGGTGAATTACAGGAGTATTATCAGCGAAAAGTCAAAGAAGGCAAGAATAAGATGTTAGTTATCAACGCACTAAGAAATAAACTCATCCATCGGGTCTATGCAGTGGTCAAACGGGGCAAAAAATATAACAAAAATTATACGCCCGCCCTTGTTTGA
- a CDS encoding phosphoadenosine phosphosulfate reductase domain-containing protein, producing the protein MKAKLPSSCQTQLFETFEFSSSQIGPKGGDISGYVFPGVACTDEVRGLITQDAPVAIGVSGGKDSGAAALATVQYLDQMGHKGPRLLIHSDLGRVEWEQSIQICEKLAQQLGLELVVVQWKQGDMVNRWQKRWQDNTLRYANIDLVKVLLPWSTSGMRFCTSELKTSIISQYLTTRFPGQTILSVTGIRRQESRERQKKPVASWSNDLSRTPRNSPPTAGMNWNPIIEWKHTDVWALHHRYNLPIHEAYTEYSMSRVSCAFCILASQTDLLNAATYTGNRVAYSLLVDLEIESSFSFREGHWLADIKPAWLTEPQRAGLVEAKRKSRERQRIEAAIPGHLLYEKGWPVVMPTPAEACLLASVRNRIADLLELAIHYNKQATILDRYQFLMAEKERKKVQQNESVEAISHHGPELLTPYII; encoded by the coding sequence ATGAAAGCTAAATTACCTAGTTCATGTCAGACCCAGCTATTTGAAACCTTTGAGTTTTCTTCATCCCAAATCGGCCCAAAAGGTGGTGATATATCGGGATATGTCTTTCCTGGTGTTGCCTGCACTGACGAGGTTAGAGGGCTGATTACTCAGGATGCACCCGTTGCCATTGGCGTAAGCGGAGGAAAGGATTCGGGGGCGGCTGCACTTGCAACGGTTCAGTATCTGGATCAGATGGGACACAAAGGGCCCCGGCTGTTAATTCATTCGGATTTAGGCCGCGTGGAATGGGAACAGTCAATCCAAATCTGTGAAAAGCTGGCTCAGCAACTGGGCTTGGAGTTAGTGGTTGTTCAATGGAAACAGGGTGATATGGTTAATCGCTGGCAAAAACGTTGGCAGGATAATACACTCCGGTATGCGAATATTGACTTAGTGAAGGTGCTACTACCCTGGTCCACTTCCGGAATGCGATTTTGTACAAGTGAGCTTAAAACATCAATAATCAGTCAATACTTAACCACGCGTTTTCCGGGTCAGACCATCTTATCCGTAACGGGTATACGCCGTCAGGAGTCGAGAGAGCGACAAAAGAAACCGGTTGCCTCCTGGAGTAATGATTTAAGCCGTACCCCTCGTAATAGTCCGCCCACCGCTGGAATGAATTGGAATCCAATAATTGAGTGGAAGCATACGGACGTCTGGGCACTGCATCATCGCTATAATCTCCCAATCCATGAGGCATACACGGAGTATAGTATGAGCCGGGTTTCCTGCGCTTTCTGTATTCTGGCGAGTCAGACGGATCTACTCAACGCAGCGACGTATACCGGTAATCGGGTAGCTTACTCGTTACTGGTAGATTTAGAAATTGAATCGTCATTCAGTTTTAGAGAGGGGCACTGGCTTGCCGATATTAAACCCGCCTGGCTAACGGAGCCTCAAAGGGCTGGTTTGGTTGAAGCAAAACGGAAAAGTCGAGAGCGTCAACGAATCGAGGCGGCAATACCAGGTCATCTGCTTTACGAAAAAGGTTGGCCCGTGGTGATGCCCACGCCAGCAGAGGCCTGTTTATTGGCCTCAGTACGAAACCGGATAGCAGATCTGCTGGAGTTAGCCATTCACTACAACAAGCAGGCTACCATTCTTGATCGATACCAATTTCTAATGGCGGAGAAAGAGCGTAAGAAGGTGCAACAAAATGAATCTGTTGAAGCAATCAGCCACCATGGGCCTGAACTGCTAACTCCTTACATTATCTAA
- a CDS encoding class I SAM-dependent methyltransferase produces the protein MNPNKALWEKGDFTQIAQTMRESGAALVAQLGITEGLKVLDLGCGDGTTAIPEAKLGATVLGVDIASNLVEAGNARAKAEGLTNCTFQEGDATDLHELKDQSFDLVVSIFGAMFAPKPFDVAREMVRVTRPGGRIVMGNWIPGDPTLVAQILKISSAYTPPPPEGFLSPMLWGVESHVIERFEQAGVAKENLTFLKDTFTFNTSYPPSEYVNTFKTYYGPTMNAFEAAEKNGKAVELQHELEVLFTSQNKSVDKNKTSIVVNFLRVTVTR, from the coding sequence ATGAATCCAAACAAAGCTTTATGGGAAAAAGGGGACTTCACCCAAATTGCCCAAACCATGCGGGAAAGCGGTGCAGCACTGGTCGCCCAACTTGGTATCACTGAAGGCCTTAAAGTCCTTGACCTGGGTTGTGGTGATGGAACCACGGCCATACCAGAAGCAAAACTGGGCGCTACTGTCTTAGGCGTTGATATTGCCTCCAATCTGGTTGAAGCGGGCAACGCTCGGGCAAAAGCGGAAGGACTTACCAATTGCACTTTCCAAGAAGGAGATGCAACCGATTTGCATGAGTTGAAGGATCAGAGTTTTGATCTGGTCGTGAGCATATTTGGGGCTATGTTCGCGCCAAAGCCATTTGATGTAGCTAGGGAAATGGTTCGTGTTACTCGTCCAGGTGGACGAATAGTGATGGGAAACTGGATACCGGGCGATCCTACACTAGTAGCCCAAATCTTAAAGATCAGCTCTGCCTATACACCCCCACCGCCAGAAGGTTTCCTTAGTCCCATGTTATGGGGTGTAGAGAGCCATGTAATTGAACGTTTTGAACAAGCGGGTGTGGCCAAAGAAAACCTAACTTTCCTTAAAGACACGTTTACATTTAACACCTCTTATCCACCATCAGAATACGTCAATACGTTCAAAACCTATTACGGCCCTACCATGAATGCATTTGAAGCCGCTGAGAAAAATGGTAAGGCAGTGGAATTACAGCACGAATTAGAAGTTTTGTTTACTAGTCAGAACAAAAGCGTCGACAAGAATAAAACATCCATAGTAGTTAATTTCTTACGGGTAACTGTTACACGTTGA
- a CDS encoding integrase core domain-containing protein gives MADDPYDNAFAESLWSRLKAELLEGGVFLSIEDARTEIFDYIEIYYNRERKHSSLGYKSPEQFEQEYITNLTNSVCR, from the coding sequence GTGGCCGACGATCCTTACGACAATGCTTTTGCGGAGTCGTTATGGAGCCGCCTAAAGGCGGAATTACTGGAGGGTGGGGTCTTTCTGAGTATTGAGGATGCACGTACGGAAATCTTCGACTACATTGAGATTTATTATAACCGGGAGAGAAAGCATTCGTCGCTGGGTTATAAAAGCCCTGAGCAGTTTGAGCAGGAATACATTACAAATCTGACAAATTCAGTGTGCCGCTAA
- a CDS encoding IS110 family transposase encodes MIGAARAVSKNTLDWAVYANKGIIWQTQSENSPPAIRAVIKQLQALPDFDGSNCVVCMEHTGLYNAHALDVFFQAQLPIWLEASLHIKQAGGLQRGKSDSIDAQRIAEYAYRFQDRTRLWKPARPVMKKLWDRPCG; translated from the coding sequence TTGATCGGGGCCGCCCGTGCGGTTTCTAAAAATACACTCGATTGGGCGGTCTATGCTAATAAAGGCATTATCTGGCAAACTCAATCTGAAAATTCACCCCCAGCTATCCGAGCCGTGATCAAACAACTCCAGGCACTCCCTGATTTTGATGGCTCAAACTGCGTGGTTTGTATGGAACACACGGGTCTTTACAACGCACATGCCTTGGACGTGTTTTTTCAGGCTCAGTTACCGATCTGGCTCGAAGCTTCTTTACATATTAAACAAGCTGGCGGACTGCAACGAGGCAAGTCAGATAGTATTGATGCTCAGCGGATTGCTGAGTACGCTTATCGCTTTCAAGACCGGACTCGGCTCTGGAAGCCTGCTCGACCCGTCATGAAAAAGCTGTGGGACCGCCCATGCGGCTGA